The Glandiceps talaboti chromosome 1, keGlaTala1.1, whole genome shotgun sequence genome has a segment encoding these proteins:
- the LOC144438919 gene encoding U6 snRNA-associated Sm-like protein LSm3, with protein MADDSEQVPSNAVEEPLDLVRLSLDERIYVKMRNDRELRGKLHAYDQHLNMILGDVEETVTTVEIDEETYEEIYRSTKRNIPMLFVRGDGVILVSPPLRGAAM; from the exons ATGGCGGATGATTCGGAACAG GTCCCCTCCAATGCTGTAGAAGAACCATTGGACTTGGTCAGGCTGAGTTTAGATGaaagaatttatgtaaaaaTGAGAAATGACAGGGAACTTAGGGGAAAACTTCAT GCGTATGATCAACATTTGAACATGATTCTTGGTGATGTTGAAGAAACAGTAACAACGGTAGAAATTGATGAAGAAACATATGAAGAAATATACAGG TCAACCAAACGAAACATTCCTATGTTATTTGTAAGAGGAGATGGAGTCATTCTTGTATCACCCCCACTTAGAGGAGCTGCTATGTAA